The Lolium perenne isolate Kyuss_39 chromosome 6, Kyuss_2.0, whole genome shotgun sequence genome segment acaccaccaatcttggtggcgccgaaggaaaaggaacctctcctactgtatattgcagccacgccccaagtggttagcacggtgctagtcgttgaaagagaagaagaaggaaaactccatggagtgcaaaggccagtatatttcatcagtgaagttttatcgccttccaaacagcggtacccgcagtaccagaaactagcatatggagtaattgcaatggcaagaaagttgcgccactatttttcggcacacccgataatagtagtcaacgaagcacctctttcaaatatactgaacaatccagaagctacagggcgtgtctccctttggggaatagaactttcccctcgggacatcacgtatgaaaaaagaaaggcaatcaagtcgcaagttctgccagatttcattgcagagtggatggagctacaaaacacgggacccccagatttgtcgagaacttggaccatgaacttcgatgggtctaagagagcagaaggagctggcgcaggagtagtacttatttcacctgaaggcgacaaattgaaatacgtccttcggatgacgttccttaacgcatccaacaatgaagcagaatatgaagccctcatacacgggatgaagatggcgaaagcttgcggtgcaactcgactaaaaatctttggcgactcacaattggtggctcagcaagttatgaaccaatgtgacgcagccaatgatagcatgatggcatacaaggaggtgtacaatgagcttgagaagctgtttgatgggtgtgaggtgaatcacatcagtagattgagcaatgatgaagccgacgttctcgcaaacatcggatcgcagtgcctcccaatcccgccaggagtattttgggaagaaatagcggagagatccacgaagccgaaaaaggtgcagaaaaaagcaaaggaaggaaaaacttcggcgcccctcaaagaaactacggaggatgaagaggaccaagaacttgtgatgatggtagaagttccttggatgcaagggtatatatcatatatcctcaggaaagaaatacccgacgatccagttgaggccaggcgaattattcgacgatccaaagctttcacagtgatcaagggggagttatacaagcgaagtatttcaggcgttatgcaaaggtgtgtcacacccgaggaaggaagaataattctgaaggatgtacacgaaggaatatgtggccaccacgcaagtagtcgagctattgcagccaaagtttttcgggcaggattctattggttgacaacaatcgaggatgtcaaggaaatagtaagaacttgcgacgcgtgtcaaagatttgccgcaaaacctcactctccagcggcggaattaacaccaataccattgtcgtggccctttgcccaatggggacttgatacggtgggcaagttgcacaaagcttcgccaggagggtatgagtacttgctggtcgctgtcgacaaattcaccaagtgggtagaagcgaagccaataaattcaccagatgcagcatcggcaataaagtttgtgaaaggcctagtttttcggtttggagtgcctcatagcattgtcacagataatggttcaaacttcacatccaaggaattcaaggaatactgcgcagaagtaggcattaaattgcactttgcgtcagttgggcacccgcaaactaacggacaagtcgagaaagccaatggaatcatctgcaacggcctcaaaaagcgcctgctaggaccgcttgaaaaagctcgacatacttggccagaggaattgccaagtgttttgcggagcatccgaacaacaccaaatacggcgacacaagaaactccattttttctcgtccacggagccgaagcagtactaccaattgaaatagagcatgattctccaagagtaacagagtatgacgaagaaacatcacaaaaagctcgggaggatgatatggacgcactcgacgaagctcgagatgaagtactttcacgagtcaccaaataccagcaagacctcaaaaactaccacagtcgacggttaaggccaagatcttttcaagttggggatttggtcttgcggttaaataaaaaaagtactgagaagctcgaatcaccatggttggggccttacgttgtcatGGAAGTCATCGAcagaggcgcatacaggatcaaggacaagaagacaggggctcccgagaaaaacccctggaacgtggcgcagctcaggcggttctacgcctagagctgaaatacagtccttctctgtaaaaatacaatgtactgaaacgcccgcgagttttcagacgcactcttttccttttcggggcaccgagtggggccggaaaggtttttaatgaggcgggctcgcggtgctgcaatataataaagatagtggagatatacttcttattcttcgacacgctcgggggctcaacgccttcaagtctcaaaatacgtacaatatagacaaactagacttaccgaaatatttcgccttggtacactaatacctcgccaaatataaaaatcggaagctaacaattataaatatagtgtacacgtcaaaaatcttattgctttggtccaagaacctcgcaacaaaaatatagaacttcgacactaagatactcgAGGGCTTGCAatccatcaatgaaaaaacaaagatgtcttattacaacagaaggaaaaatcttcgagatggaaaaaacagtacaaactctagccagaaggctcgggggctccaacaatatagagcactttgcaatatacaacaaatttcttcggaaataaaaaagaaatcaaaaaagatagaGACACAAGGTTTtgcaatatggtacaaatcagtcaaagcctaaaatactatctatggacaagcctctggttgttttatgttcagcataggaccccttgacgaagaattctgagtccatccgaagaagctcatctatcatcgactcggccacaggagttaccatctcattgattgtgtcaatatcattttttgccgcgatttcttggccaggcaatcagcaacaatcttcgtcaggtctaattttggatgacaaatatttatcataatcatggcgaaccttgctccagtagtcaattgagctcgcacaaaattatgaatgcggggagcatctctgaatatctccagcaattcaggaagagttttgggaacctcatttcgaggaaacaaagtcttgtaaacaagggttaatgttgtcgtgcaaaaattgagaaattcgcgcacttggcaagcacgatcttggaacctgacaatttgctgggttcgttcaggggtggcccagaataaacagccatggttaagggaaagattgacaagaagatttgttctctcgtttactcttcgatcttcggcggcagcatcaagaaccgagcctattaagcgacaaggcaagaaatttgaaggggggcacagcaaaataaagaggaggcattgtgaggttggaaaaacatacctaacatatctgtgctagcttccaacattagctcgagcatgctattttctcgggtagtggctccctttgcttccaatacagcagtatccttggcagccatagcctctttggcttgttggagagcaagtttttcttgttcggacgctttccgagattgttccatcattgccagagtttgtttcttcatggattgaagttgttgtcgaagttcttgcaaatcttccgacaaatgtttgcttgaagaaccttcgaggggattatcatcgactagtattttcttcgagaaggaagacgcaggtgaagcatcggcagagcaagggttggtcgaataattatcaaatattaactggaaaagaaagtcccaggatcaatgatagtaccaagaggaatttcattgatttctagaaagtttacacggacattacaaaagaagttctccaaagggACTAACAGGGTAATTGTTGCCAAGGCTAAAATGGCGACAATAGtaaaagaaatagagaaagcaaaggaaagaaaaagcaaaggcattcaactagacctccggccttgatgagctaggagttgaagatggcttgatcccgagataggccaagattttcttcgtgttgggcttggctgccttgatcaacgacctccattttgattgttctatctgctcggtgtcgcctaccttcatccagtcaacagtttgttgactgtcagcgaccaaggcaatagtgttctcaacagcaaccttcatgttctcctggcgcatcttcagtccaagatcctctggtggattgaagtccttggcaagggcaaggaaagtcttaggctcctctttcttcgggaagaagtaggggaacaacttcgacaatcctgcgtcagcattcaccacgccttcgcgaatttcttggccatgaaactccagataagacagtgcgtcaagcagaggatcattggtgggattctcaaggtcaaaatcttggcttgtttgacctgccatagaaattatatgttagttgacagcaagtaaaaacaaaagaaagcaagtcttaagaaaaatagaagggatcaacaaagttaccgaggaagcgacgattttgtgtgttcaagcgcttgaggattcccttttcacgggtgtcctgtgcggctttgtgctcgtttaaagcagcttcagcatcatcaagtttcttctgcagttcttcgacactagcagcttttgctttggcctcatcagcctctacttttgcttggctagcatcaagttcggctttcttgcgagccgtttcactttgctccaatttctgagcaagagtgtcggcaagcctgttggcctctgcaagtttctctgccaaaatagaaaagaacaatcaaaattgcgacaaaaataggagcaagaagaTTAGAAACAATGACAGCAAAAAACTTGTTACCTTCGatcctgctggcatattcacggtacccaatgaattgggatccaatgcgaacaagctctttgatcatgggctgtcaaagaagaacagagaaagaaaatatcggtacgagaaaaatatgaaggcacaaaaagaagtaaacagaggaaatatagatactagcaggaaagtcaaaaacttacatcatctaagagcgaatgagaagagctacccaattgaggggcaagctcgatgatcgtttcaacccttgtcctttttggtgaaggagcaagggggcttgaaggaggagtggtggtgacgacgttttgttgaggaggcgaggattcttctccttcaattggcgtctccgaaacaagtaaagtatgtgacgcgctcgtccgaggagccacgtcacgagttggtacttcttcctcatcatcactgcgattaaagatcgacagcataaaaagcaagatgagacaaaaaacttcgactacagaaataaggggaaatcaaggtgacttacgagctgacgagggatgcgagatatggatcataagttgccttctgacgtgaaggatcaacttcttcggctttggaagtgtcggaatcttcgacgtcattcctcttccttttgccttttggagaaacagcgggaggaggagatagtgccgacgcagtgccttcggaagatcccgcagatttttgagaatccacgggttcattcacaaaagacggagcttcttgattgtcatcagtgacaatggccctttcttcgacttctccaccttcaggaagagcaggaagcgagacaaggtctggatgattctgtgcaaaataaaacaggagagatgtcagaaaagaagttacaaaaaagatagcaaagcaacaacaagacaatagacaaagattaccttgggaagtggattggcggcgctgaatggtgtcacacggcaagaagaagggacagcatcttttttgctgagagatgaaatttttcggacaagtctttctaaatccttgacctccaaattcaccgacagccgatttacgtccttgtcgccggcatatttccagagaggatatttgcgagcacaagcggctgcactctagtcctaagaaagtatgcgatgatttggacacccgataactctttgccgcgagtattttgcaactcgtggatacgagccatcaaggtttctgtcgacgccctttcttcttcggtggcctccgcgtcccaggagcggcggcgaaagattttctcggcgccatcaaaaggagggatgttgtcttccgcacatccatggttcttctcctgaatgtacaaccacttcttgcgccatccttgaactgagtcaggaagcttgacgtcgaagtagtcaacagtgggccgaacagaaattacaacgccgcctatattataggcgacattgggcgagccattacggcggcagaagaaaatgcgcttccatagcgcccagttaggctggacgccaaggaaggcctcgcaaagagtgatgaaaatggagatgtgaagaatggagtttggcgtgaggtggtggagttgcagaccgtagatgaaaagcagtccacggagaaaaggatgaatgggggcggacagaccgcggatgaggtgatcgacaaaacttacccggtaccccattggaggggttgggtagctctcctcactggggaagcacaatgccttgggtttcttgctgatccccagcttcttcagcatgttgatgtctagagtggaaattttcgatctttcccactccgccgccccaagatccacggcggccatggaggattccggtgtgctgtgccttgtcaatcgacgcggtggcatcaacaatggcgcagggtttgcagtttggaggcgaggagcttaggaggttgtggatcgcaggaggaaatttgcagatgagagaaggaggacggcgcgagcggaagtgctcaaggaggaagaagacgatcttatataggggtgcggtgaaacgacgaaccgttggataaggaaaatgtgtgacagatgatagccacgtggcaacaagggtaaaaaagtaactcaacgctggggaagttacggtgcgtgcgccagaaaaagcggaggacgtgtgtcccccacttgcacgacgtgtcaagatagtggatcaattgggcccgcatggcagcgagaaaagacttgtcgcaaatttctgactagcaatcgtggctattgtcagcaataacgtcaccttggcagaagaaaaaattcgactgaacagcttcataaaaggcgacacggaaaaataatgctgagcctttgatcaaatacaagtttttgatcaaatgctcgggggctactttggaaaaaaggaaaagatctagaatgacaagatagaaatggcgtgagcctatgaccaaatacaaatatttgttcatagcctcgggggctactcccatcgggagcgctgttcgcgcacccgagaaattataaaacttcgggagataaaagaagatatagcggcataaggcgtggagcctacacccaagtacaagtccttggctgtagcctccggggctactcccatcgggaacgctgctcgcgtgcccgatgaaattataaaaaagaaagaaagagaaaaagagaaaaagaaaaatagaagagcaaaaaagtatatttcgagttataattaactctacatacactcccatcgggagggcaatataagtcatttttgactcgataaaatgtgccattccaacagccgaaaaagcactcgacaatatattctcagaacgccgaagttgcgatcaatttctgaatgccgcaaatttgtgaaggtaagacccaagatccgttctgctgggcgtggcatcgccaaagactgcgctctgctacttttatccgtatcaacagatacgaagaaaaaatcctaacggacgcgttaggtacccgatgaattttactgggactcgacagaatggtaagaccttaagcggcacctgtcaaagtttacaccagtatcccgaggtcatgtccagggacgtgatcttgaagtaggtttttgcggattgccactagagcagttaactagtacctgatccgtcagatgaactagccccaactaccatcatccatgtacaatatagatgtttatgagaagaaatatagaaaaagtcgaagctgtcgaataaaaataaacagtagagatttttcttgaccctacgattcaagcaaaatctcgggggctactgacataggcatcccaaatgggcctgccgaagatagtacccggggtttactgaaggcccattacccgaagaataagaagattcggaagcccaagatattattaaggaaagctagagttgtaatagaaagtcttatttgtaatcttacgggatgagttagaaaccttcccggactttgtaacttgtacagcacgaatccctcggctccgcctcctatataagggggagtcgagggacgcagagatcatcgaatcattgtttacaaaccctagttttcataatcgtcgagtacttttcggctgaaaccttcgagatctacttgccctctacttccaactaaaccctagcctacaatccataggcattgacaagttgataccttgtcacctatAACCTTTTGCTCGAACACAAGTGGTAGATTTTACTCTGGTACTCTTGAGTTTACGCATAATACGTGCCACATGACCTCTCCGATTTAGACGTCGCCTTTACGGACGATGAGATTAAAGAGGTCGTCTTCTCCCTACCCGCCGTCAAGGCCCCTGGACCAGATGGATACATCGGCGCCTTTTTTAAGTCTTGTTGGGACATTATCAAGAACGACATTATCGCCGCCATCATGCACATGTCCCATCTTCGGGAGGGCTGAGCCAGCCTTGTCAACTCCGCCAACATCATCCTCATCCCTAAGAAAGCTGAGGCCACTTCAGTGGGAGACTACAGGCCGATTAGCCTCATCCATAGTCTTTCAAAGATTTTCTCCAAGCTTCTGGCCAACCGCCTGGCTCCAATGCTCCCGGATATCGTCTCCAAGTGCCAAAGCGCCTTCATCAAGAAAAGAAGCATTCACGACAACTTCTTACATGTTCAGAACCTCATACGGGAACTTCATGCTAACAAGACCCCGAGCCTATTCCTCAAGCTTGATATCTCCAAGGCCTTCGATTCCGTAGGATGGGCTTACCTTCTCGACGTCATGTCTGCGCTGGGGTTTGGCCAAGCTTGGAGAGAGTGGGTGTGTCTTTCCCTTTCCTCGGCCACGTCCAGAGTGCTGCTAAATGGTGAACCTGGCACCCTTTTCTGCCACGCCCGCGGTCTCAGACAGGGAGACCCGCTATCACCCATGTTGTTCATCCTCGCCATCGACCCCCTACAACGCATCCTATCCTCGGCCACTCAATTGGGCATTATGAGTCCCATACGCTCTAGGACCAACCACTGCCGCATCTCTCTATACGCGGACGATGCTGGAATCTTCGTAAACCCCAGTAGGGAGGACCTTTGTGCCATCTCTTCCATTCTCGACTGTTTCGGAAAGGCCAGTGGACTTGTCACCAACATGACCAAGACGGAAATTTTCCCGGTGCGCTGCGCTGACGTGGACCTTCAGGAAATTCTCAATGACTTCCCCACGAAGCTTCCCTGCTTCCCTCGCAAATATTTAGGGCTCCCTCTGCATTTTCGCCGTCTTCGGAAGGTGGACCTACAGCCCCTAATCGACAAGATCGCCGGAAAGCTCCTGGGTTGGATCGGCAAGAACCTTGCTAGACCTGGAAGGGTCATCCTTGCGAAGACGGTGCTCATGGCCACTGGCATTTACCATGCCACTGCCATTCCTCTGCCAAAATGGGCTCGTGATAGGATCAACAAGATTGCCAGGACATTCGTCTGGGCCAGTGAAGAGGGCGAACATGCTGCCCAGGGGAAAGCTCTTGTGAATTGGAAAACGGTCTGCAGGCCAAAGAAGCTGGGGAGTCTCGGCATTCCGGACATTGAGAGATCTGGACGTGCCCTACGTTTACGCTGGGCTTGGCTCCAGTGGACTGATCCGGACCGCGCTTGGTCTGGTTCAAAGCTTCCATGCGACGACACCGACATGTCCCTCTTCAGAGCCGCCACTAAAGTTACCATTGGAAACGGGGAGACGGCCAAATTCTGGCATGACAATTGGTATGCTCGGGGCCCTCTATCTCAATGGGCGCCCGACCTCTACAAAATTTCCTCGAGGAAGAATCGTAAGGTCGCCAAAGAGCTTTGTGAAAACAATTGGATCCGCTCTGTCGCGTCCCTTAACTCGCCTCAACAGCTGGCGCAATATATCGACGTCTGGGAGGCCGTCCACTCCATCAACCTTGCCCCCGAGTTGCCGGACACCATCGACTGGACGCTTAATGCCAATTCAACCTACAGCGCTAGCTCCGCCTACTATGAAGCACAATTCCTTGGCTCCCAAGCCTGCTTCgatgccatgaagatttggtcggCACATGCGGAGCCCAAATGCAAGTTGTTTGGTTGGCTTGCCCTTCATGGGAAGCTCCTTACCGCCGATATGCTTTCCATCCGAGGATGGCCTCATGACCCTCGATGCCCCTTATGCCTCAGCGAGCCTGAGATAGCTGACCACCTTTGCAGAAACTGCCCGTTCACGGCGGCTGTCTGGAACCTTATCAAATCTTGGGATGGCGACTCCTCCGATGACCGACGCCTCGACTTCCAATCCATATCTGATTGGTTGAACGACATGATAAAGGAAAAGCCacagaaagaaaagaaacacatcaGCGGCCGGTTCTTATATGTGCTCTAGAACGCATGGAAGGAATGAAACCGGCGCATTTTCACTGGACAACGTCTTACCTACCTTGAGGTCACAAGCATCGCAAACGAGGATATCCTCCAAAGGGATCGTGCCATAAATGGCTTCGGCCCGGTCATCCCGGCCGAACCAGATTAGTTTTCTTTTTGGTAGCTCGTCCTTCATGGTGGGTTCTGGGCATTTTACCACCTTAATCTAAAAATGCCCTCTCTTGTACAGTTTGGACCGTTTTGTTCCCTCTTGCTTAATGAAAAGACActgccggttgctccaaaaaaaaaaGACATATCACAGTGAAAACTTCCTATTATATGACATTATTGCCAATCCAAGTTAACAATTGCTAATTTATGTCTGTGGCGCATTTCTCATTCTATATATCATCAGATTTTCGTTTACTATAAAACTAAAACATGTCAGGCTGGGAAAAGAAGGCATTTAAGTTTTACTGATGAACAGTTCAAAGAACTTTTGCTGCTGACGTTTGGGAAATAAAATATATATTGCGTTACTGCTTGACCAAATTCATCATTTTGATTTACGAGTGAACATAACAGTTAACAATCATTGTACTAGCCACTTGACTTGTTATTCCATTGGATATTCTGATGATTAAAGTGGCAACAAATATATACCAGTGCTTAATTGCCTCAATGCTGAcacttcctttttttttctctGAAACAGCAATGCAACGTGAAGAACAAGGACAAGATAACACTTTTGGATGGTCTGTGACAAGAGCGGATCAATGAAGAGGTGAGAGCTGAATTTCCTTAGTAGCAGTTCTCTTACTGTGAAATCCGGTAGTCGATTAATTAGGATGATGTGTAACTCCTATCCCATCGTAGCAGTATTGTTACTATGTTAGCGACCAGTATCTTTGTTGCCTCCTTTAGAAGATCTATATGGTGTTGCAGTCCGTTGTGGAATCTGGAGAAGTGCCTTGTTGTTCACCATTGCAGTGTTGGTTCCAATTAGTGCGTCTTCTTGTCCACAATCCCATTGGGTGGAAACAGTTTGGGTAGATACTTTGGTTTTTTCGCTGCAGATTAATCTGCATAGGCTGAATTGGTAGGAAGATAGTTTATAACTCTCTGAAGAAAAATAGTTCTGAGAGCATGCTTGCAATCCAAGTTCACCAACTGCGAAGAGTAGAGAACGTAAGTTAAGCTAGCGCACTAAGAACAGAAAACAGAAGTCTAAGGGCGTTACTCGTGGGTTCTTCCCCTTACCACCGAGCCTTGCCGTCCGTGAACAGCATGCGTGCAAATGCCAAGCTCCAGACGAACGGCCGGACGCGGTTCGGTCCCGTTGTCATATACTACCTTGAGCAGCTGTACATAGAGACTCAGAGTGTTAGGGTATTGTATCAGTCTCCACGCTTGGCATGCCAATAGCGCCTGGTTGAAGAGGCGCATATCTTGGAAGCCAGTGCCACCGTAGTCCTTGGATGCTATGCACCCATGAGCAAAAAAAATGGCGTCCGATTACATTCCTTCTTTCTTATACCACGAGAGAGAAATATCTCAAGTAAACTTACTTTTTTAAAATTACTCAAATAAATTAAGTGACCACCTTTTGTCTGTACAACATAGATGGATCCTTCCATGGCAGAGGATCGCAGCAGAGTTTCCGAAGCTAATGGACTAGTGTAGTCTACCTATCTATTCTGCGACGTATGTTTGATTGTTCGATCGATCTTCATTCGTTCACTTGAAGATGGTCGTCGTTGTcgttgtcgtcgtcgtcgactGCGTGAACGTCTCCAGCCGC includes the following:
- the LOC139832286 gene encoding uncharacterized protein, giving the protein MTSRRIEEKLAEANRLADTLAQKLEQSETARKKAELDASQAKVEADEAKAKAASVEELQKKLDDAEAALNEHKAAQDTREKGILKRLNTQNRRFLGQTSQDFDLENPTNDPLLDALSYLEFHGQEIREGVVNADAGLSKLFPYFFPKKEEPKTFLALAKDFNPPEDLGLKMRQENMKVAVENTIALVADSQQTVDWMKVGDTEQIEQSKWRSLIKAAKPNTKKILAYLGIKPSSTPSSSSLGNNYPVSPFGELLL